ACGCTGTAACAGCCTCACCCCAGAGGCGTGGAACCAACCCAGATCGAAATCATTCACAGTGGGGGATGCCCATCAATGGCGAGAGTGCAGGTGTCTGATCCTCGGTCCTGGTGGTGTTGGTCTTCCGTCAAGCGGTCAGCAAGCAGGCAGCGCGCGCTCCTCGTAAAGGCGGCGTACAGTGCGTCAAGGAGGTAGTGCGTACCGTGTTCCAAGTAGGGATGACGCGCCTTGATTGTGCGTTTCACGCGTTTTACGGCCACAATCTATCTGGCAGACCGTGCAGAATTTGGTCGTGCACTCGTGCGTGTAACCATGAGGGTTTTCTGCGGCTTgaaggagaaaaaaaacgAAAGTCAGGCTCGCAAACGGGGGTGCAGCAAGCCCTGCTTGAGTTGCGTGTCCTCCGTGAAACGGCTACAAGCATCATTCACGCCGCGCTGTTTGGGCCAACAAGGTCACGAGGGAGTCGGTCCATGGGCACCGTGTCTGATTGGGGACTGGGCGCCACAGTGCCTATAaatgacgacgcggcggcttgCCCCCAAGTGGCACGATGGTCCCGCGCAGGGAGCCGCAGCTCTGGTCTGTTGCATTGTTCTCGTTGGCCACACTCGATTGCCACGCCGATGGAAGGCATAGAAAGAAGGTGCACTGGAAGGCGGGCGGACACGGCCACCCACAAGCGCCGCTCTCGTGGCGGAGAGGGCTGCTGCAATCCCTTGCGTGCGGGCTGGCTTTGCGAGCTCTCGGAATAGTTTTCCTGACTCGGCTGTACAAGCAAAAGGTCAGGTTCATCAAAGTGAGGTGTCGTGGTCAAGGGTAGGCCTTCATCCCATCTTTTAGGCACCAAGCAAGCCTGTTAGCATTTCGCGGACGGGCTTCTCGTTGCGTTTCTTTGGCCCCGGTCTGGCAACCGTAGAGACATTCGCCCATGGGTGCTAGGTAGGTGCTGCTGTCGGTGAATTCCTTTGGTGGGCAGcacaagggcaaggcaggtTGCTCCTGAAGGTGTTGAATCCTCACGACGACGCTGTGCCTCCTCGCACAATAGTATCATTGACCTGAGGCTGAAGGTCAGGCGCCGTACTCTGGATGTTAGTGGATTCGGCAGTGGATCAGGCCTCCATTCCGCTACACTGTGGGTGCCCTGCCACTGGACTCCCCGTTCTGTCGGCatggcgccgggctgctAATAACCTactaggtacgaagtactaaaTACCTCTAACTCACCTATtaaggtactaacctacccAGGTACCTTTCCTACCTGTAGGTACCAAGGCAGGCACCTGCAGCCTGGCGGGCACCCACCCTCGCTCCAGGCTGTACTAGGTAGTCACAGCTCCGCCTGGGCTACACGTCTCCCTGTCCACGGGCAAGGGGTAGCCTTTTGAAACCGCAGCCGAAGAGCAGCCTGTTTCTTCCCCCTCCACATCCATACGTCTCCAACCCGCATCACCATCCGCCGGGAGCCACACGCCAGCATTCATCCCCGACAACTCAATATCCGCGTTCACAGCCGTCACACAACCCCGAGACGatccgccgccatggccaacgaCGAATATGATGTGCGCGCCTCTCCATCCCGCTGCTGTCTTGACGAGTGCTGACCTCGGTGCGCCCCCACTAGTTCCTCTTCAAAGGTGCCTCATCGCCCCCTTTACCGCCCTTGGCCGATCCGTCGGCTGTCGTGCAGCGCATTCGTGCTAACCACTCCACTCATTAGTCGTCTTGATCGGCGACTCTGGAGTTGGCAAGTCGAACCTTCTCAGCCGATTCACGCGAAACGAGTTCAACCTTGATTCCAAGTCTACCATTGGCGTCGAGTTCGCCACCAGGTCGATCCAGGTCGACTCCAAGACTATCAAGGCGCAGATCTGGGATACCGCTGGACAGGAGCGATACCGAGCCATCACCTCCGCCTACTACCGTGGcgctgtcggcgccctcctcgtctaCGATATTAGCAAGCACCAGACATACGAGAACGTGACGCGATGGCTAAAGGAGCTTCGCGACAACGCCGATGCCAACATTGTCATTATGCTGGTCGGAAACAAGAGCGATTTGAGGCATTTACGGGCCGTTCCCACCGAAGAAGCCAAGTCCTTTGCCAGTATGTCGTGGGTGCCTCCCATGTAGCCTTAACACCGCGGCTGACTTGGCAATTCGCGCAGGCGAGAACCACTTGTCCTTTATCGAGACATCTGCTCTGGACGCGAGCAACGTTGAGCTAGCATTTCAAAATATCTTGACCGGTACGTTCGGCCCTCCAGAGTGTCCGAAAACGGTGGCAGGCTGACGTTGGGTTTGGAACAGAGATCTACCGAATCGTGTCCAGCAAGGCcctcgacagcggcgacggcgctcaGGCAACCATCAGCGCCGGCACCAACATCTCCCTGAGCAAGCCCGCAGATGACGAGGCGTCCAAGGGCGGCAAATGCTGT
Above is a genomic segment from Purpureocillium takamizusanense chromosome 2, complete sequence containing:
- the YPT31 gene encoding Rab GTPase ypt31 (EggNog:ENOG503NV4U~antiSMASH:Cluster_2.6~BUSCO:EOG09264HHW~COG:U); this encodes MANDEYDFLFKVVLIGDSGVGKSNLLSRFTRNEFNLDSKSTIGVEFATRSIQVDSKTIKAQIWDTAGQERYRAITSAYYRGAVGALLVYDISKHQTYENVTRWLKELRDNADANIVIMLVGNKSDLRHLRAVPTEEAKSFASENHLSFIETSALDASNVELAFQNILTEIYRIVSSKALDSGDGAQATISAGTNISLSKPADDEASKGGKCC